The segment CACCCGGCGGTGTCAGTCATAGACCTTGTAGAGCACCCACCGGGAGCTTCCCGCCACCCGCTCCAGCTCGAAGACCCCGCCCCCTTCCACCAGGACCCGCACCACCCGCCGCTCCTCTTCCCCGTCCCACCAGGCCCCTGCTTCCCGCCACTCGTCGAGGATGCCGGTCACCCGGTGCCAGCGGCGCCAGAAGAACCGGCTGGGCCGCCCGCTGGCGTCGACCTCCACCGGCACCGGCTTGCCGATCAGGGCCATGCTCCCGTGCCTCCGCGACCGCTGCCTCAAGGGACCGCCGCCCCAAGGCCAGGCGCTCCTGGGCCGGATCCGGGCGGTGGGCAGGACGTTCGGACCGCTTCACCTGCCCGGCTGGCCGGGTGCCCCGCGCCAGGGATCCCAGTAGGCCAGCTGGCGTTCCCGCCGGGTGGCG is part of the Thermaerobacter subterraneus DSM 13965 genome and harbors:
- a CDS encoding DUF6504 family protein → MALIGKPVPVEVDASGRPSRFFWRRWHRVTGILDEWREAGAWWDGEEERRVVRVLVEGGGVFELERVAGSSRWVLYKVYD